A portion of the Burkholderia sp. GAS332 genome contains these proteins:
- a CDS encoding Acyl-CoA synthetase (AMP-forming)/AMP-acid ligase II, translating into MGFAYFLRRAARYWGDNVAVIHRDRELTYRQLDERSTLLANALLGLGLAKGDRVAVQARNCTELVEIECALYKVGLVKAALNPRFTAHEAADVVENCAPRVMIAGDGFTAYDRASPGFGSVESFISLGTPATGYADYETLISSASPHLPDVALSSDDLAVLHFSSGSTGKIKAAMQTYGNRLASLRKILQSMDCPAKPGDRLALIGPVTHASGMLMQPYLYSGATLVLFDTFEPAHFLREVERLKITHVFMVPAMINMLLNDPSLDTANLTSLKMLGYGAAPMAPARIQEAWTRIGPVLSQGYGASESTSGVTRLSIADHADAIAHCPERLASCGRPTGETEVIVVDEHGREVSGDALGEIVIRGADVFHGYWGAPELTREVLVDGWLRTGDLARVDEEGYIYLVDRQKDMIISGGFNVYPTEVEASLYQHPDVMEACVIGVPDEKWGESVKAVVVLKSGRNTVADEIITHCRARLADYKLPRTVNFVADLPKNASGKIARKLVREQYWQGVSRRVN; encoded by the coding sequence TTGGGCTTTGCTTACTTTCTGCGCCGCGCCGCGCGTTATTGGGGCGACAACGTTGCGGTCATTCATCGAGACCGCGAGCTGACATACCGTCAGCTTGACGAACGCTCGACCTTGCTGGCGAATGCGCTCCTCGGGCTCGGCCTTGCGAAAGGCGACCGGGTTGCGGTTCAGGCCCGCAACTGCACGGAGCTGGTGGAAATCGAATGTGCGCTGTACAAGGTTGGGCTCGTCAAGGCTGCGCTGAATCCGCGCTTCACGGCGCACGAAGCGGCTGATGTCGTCGAGAATTGCGCGCCGCGCGTCATGATCGCAGGCGACGGATTCACGGCTTACGATCGTGCCTCGCCTGGGTTTGGCTCGGTCGAGTCGTTCATTTCGCTCGGCACGCCGGCGACCGGCTATGCCGATTACGAAACACTGATTTCGAGCGCCAGCCCCCATCTGCCCGATGTCGCGTTGTCGTCCGACGATCTCGCCGTGCTGCACTTCTCTTCCGGCTCGACCGGCAAGATCAAGGCCGCCATGCAGACCTACGGCAACCGCCTCGCCTCGCTGCGCAAGATTTTGCAGAGCATGGATTGTCCCGCGAAACCCGGCGACCGGCTCGCGCTGATCGGTCCGGTCACGCACGCGTCCGGCATGTTGATGCAGCCGTACTTGTATTCGGGCGCCACGCTCGTCCTGTTCGACACGTTCGAGCCCGCACACTTTCTGCGGGAAGTCGAGCGGCTGAAGATTACGCACGTGTTCATGGTGCCTGCGATGATCAACATGCTGCTCAACGATCCCTCGCTGGACACGGCCAATCTGACGAGCCTGAAGATGCTCGGCTACGGTGCCGCGCCAATGGCGCCGGCGCGCATTCAGGAAGCGTGGACGCGTATCGGTCCGGTGCTGTCGCAAGGATACGGTGCGAGCGAATCGACCTCGGGCGTCACACGTCTTTCCATCGCCGATCATGCTGACGCGATTGCCCATTGCCCGGAGCGGCTTGCGTCCTGCGGCCGGCCCACGGGCGAGACGGAAGTGATCGTCGTCGACGAACACGGTCGCGAGGTCAGCGGGGATGCGCTCGGCGAAATCGTCATTCGCGGCGCCGACGTGTTCCATGGCTACTGGGGCGCACCGGAACTCACGCGTGAAGTGCTCGTCGACGGCTGGCTGCGGACCGGCGATCTCGCGCGCGTCGACGAAGAAGGGTACATCTACCTCGTCGACCGTCAGAAAGACATGATCATTTCCGGCGGCTTCAACGTCTATCCGACCGAAGTCGAGGCCTCGCTTTACCAGCATCCCGATGTCATGGAAGCGTGCGTGATCGGCGTTCCCGATGAGAAGTGGGGCGAAAGCGTCAAGGCTGTCGTCGTGCTGAAGAGCGGACGCAACACGGTTGCGGACGAGATCATCACCCATTGCCGCGCGCGGCTCGCTGACTACAAGCTCCCCCGTACCGTGAATTTCGTTGCCGATCTGCCGAAGAACGCGAGCGGAAAGATTGCCCGCAAGCTGGTTCGCGAGCAGTACTGGCAGGGCGTCTCGCGCCGAGTCAATTGA
- a CDS encoding Acyl-CoA dehydrogenase: MFDYLNSPEFVETREGIRRFVAEELRPMEQELGLGSEDVWPRETLRRVWRRSAALGFYAACLPVQLGGKGLSILEQCALKADLAASGSALAPHVLGDLGGPPRVGNMLKYASADQLARYFEPVIRGEKSTCFALTEPHSGSDAQSIATTAVVDGDELVINGVKHYISGAPFADFAIVMCVTDATTTPPAITAVLIDLDLPGVTVEQQYVPMSGQHIDADIRFVDVRVPRANVFGGEGNGFKLGMSRINVNRLLHCPTMLGLATAAYEASLDYARTRRQFGGPIARFQAIQHMLADMATALWACESMIAQTAALADAGADLRMKAAACKLFVSERCFEIADKAVQIHGNVGVTRHHPIEQTFRKLRMFRVFTGTSEIQRNTIARVILDPAGSAA, encoded by the coding sequence ATGTTCGATTACCTGAATAGCCCGGAATTTGTCGAAACCCGCGAGGGCATTCGACGCTTCGTTGCGGAGGAACTGCGGCCGATGGAGCAGGAACTTGGTCTCGGCAGCGAAGACGTCTGGCCGCGCGAGACGCTGCGCCGCGTATGGCGCCGCTCCGCCGCACTCGGTTTCTACGCGGCATGCCTGCCTGTCCAACTGGGCGGCAAGGGGTTGTCGATTCTCGAGCAGTGCGCGCTCAAGGCGGACCTCGCCGCGTCCGGTTCCGCGCTCGCGCCGCATGTGCTCGGCGATCTGGGTGGTCCACCGCGTGTCGGCAACATGCTCAAGTATGCAAGCGCGGATCAGCTCGCACGCTATTTCGAACCGGTGATTCGCGGCGAGAAGTCGACCTGCTTCGCGCTGACCGAACCGCACTCCGGTTCGGATGCGCAGAGCATTGCCACCACGGCGGTCGTGGACGGCGACGAACTGGTGATCAATGGCGTCAAGCATTACATCAGCGGCGCACCGTTCGCCGACTTTGCCATCGTCATGTGCGTGACGGACGCAACGACCACGCCACCCGCCATCACGGCGGTGCTCATCGATCTCGATCTGCCAGGCGTGACGGTGGAGCAGCAATACGTGCCGATGTCGGGGCAGCACATCGATGCGGACATCCGCTTTGTCGACGTCCGTGTGCCGCGCGCGAACGTGTTCGGCGGCGAAGGCAACGGGTTCAAGCTCGGCATGTCGCGCATCAACGTCAACCGGCTGTTGCACTGTCCGACGATGCTCGGCCTCGCCACGGCGGCCTATGAAGCGTCGCTCGATTACGCGCGCACACGTCGGCAGTTCGGCGGTCCGATCGCACGGTTCCAGGCGATCCAGCACATGCTCGCCGATATGGCCACGGCGCTGTGGGCCTGCGAAAGCATGATCGCGCAGACGGCCGCGCTCGCCGATGCCGGTGCCGATCTGCGCATGAAGGCGGCCGCCTGCAAGCTGTTCGTGTCGGAACGCTGCTTTGAAATCGCGGACAAGGCCGTGCAGATTCACGGCAACGTCGGCGTGACGCGCCATCATCCGATCGAGCAGACGTTCCGCAAACTGCGCATGTTCCGTGTCTTCACCGGCACGAGCGAAATCCAGCGCAATACGATCGCCCGCGTGATTCTCGACCCCGCCGGCAGCGCGGCATGA
- a CDS encoding Crotonobetainyl-CoA:carnitine CoA-transferase CaiB, translating to MKPDWSCLNGVKIVDLSQLLPGPHATSMLMQLGADVVKVEPPGTGDPARQLGSAVFAQLNRGKRSVALDLKSAAGKATFLDLIRDADAVVEGFRPGVMQRLGLDYAALAEVNPRIVMCSISGFGQTGPYSALPGHDLNYLALGGFWSIPVQVSERVSRPRVRLADYAASSHAALALAVAVLSARQNGRGQHLDVSIHDCVMAWTAPAAWTSRDYAEDPLASPTVMPENDIFETRDGRYLALGILENKFWLTLREALGADYPALMDDRFASRPGRQQFKREVNGLLVEMFAERTLAEWLETLGRFDLPVSPLLDAHELFRDPHVHARGMVRELAHGRSMAVRFPVKFSAGLPDADDTVPLLGQHDG from the coding sequence ATGAAACCGGACTGGTCATGCCTGAACGGCGTCAAGATTGTCGATCTGAGTCAGTTGTTGCCCGGGCCGCACGCCACTTCAATGCTGATGCAATTGGGTGCGGACGTCGTCAAGGTCGAGCCACCGGGCACGGGCGATCCGGCGCGGCAACTTGGAAGCGCGGTGTTTGCGCAGCTCAACCGCGGCAAGCGTTCTGTCGCGCTCGATTTGAAGAGCGCCGCGGGCAAGGCAACGTTTCTCGATTTGATACGGGACGCGGATGCGGTCGTGGAGGGCTTCCGGCCGGGTGTCATGCAGCGGCTCGGACTCGACTACGCCGCACTCGCCGAGGTGAACCCGCGCATTGTCATGTGTTCGATATCCGGCTTCGGGCAGACAGGACCGTATTCGGCATTGCCCGGCCACGATCTCAACTATCTGGCGCTCGGCGGATTCTGGTCGATACCGGTTCAGGTGAGCGAGCGCGTCTCGCGTCCACGGGTTCGCCTCGCGGACTATGCCGCGTCGAGTCATGCCGCGCTCGCGCTGGCCGTGGCGGTTCTCAGCGCACGCCAGAATGGCCGTGGCCAGCATCTCGACGTGTCGATCCACGACTGCGTGATGGCATGGACGGCGCCCGCCGCGTGGACGTCGCGCGACTATGCGGAGGATCCCCTGGCATCGCCGACGGTCATGCCCGAGAACGACATTTTCGAAACCCGGGATGGGCGCTACCTCGCACTCGGCATTCTGGAAAACAAGTTCTGGCTGACCTTGCGCGAAGCACTCGGCGCCGACTACCCCGCGTTGATGGACGATCGATTCGCGTCGCGCCCTGGCAGGCAGCAGTTCAAGCGCGAGGTCAACGGACTGCTCGTCGAGATGTTCGCGGAGCGCACGCTTGCTGAGTGGCTTGAAACGCTAGGGCGTTTCGATCTACCGGTTTCGCCGCTGCTTGACGCACACGAGCTGTTTCGCGATCCGCACGTGCACGCACGCGGCATGGTCCGCGAGCTCGCTCACGGCAGATCCATGGCGGTGCGCTTTCCCGTGAAGTTCTCCGCAGGTCTGCCGGACGCAGACGACACCGTCCCGCTGCTCGGTCAGCACGATGGCTGA
- a CDS encoding Sugar phosphate permease — protein sequence MASEQSEYRPWRAWSIAIMLALMMLVNFLDKVVLGLVSVPMMRELHLSPTQFGLIGGSLNWLFSISAVLGGLAANRASTKWLLLLMAGTWTALQLPMLVAGSIWSVIACRVLLGAGEGPASPVAVHALYKWFPDAKRNLPVAVLHQGSALGLLVAGLTIPAITAHWGWRANFLVLSALGGLWCVAWLVFGAEGKLSSPMRSDHTARVPYALLLTDRTVLGVFAGHFAANWILAMTLTWTPTWLQLGMGYAPQTAGRMFALFVAITAPLSLGLAWLSQRLLSRGVPSRVGRGGFLTVTLIVAGALLASLAWPGLPPMLRFVLLTLGSGMTLVTYSIGPAMLGEVTPDSQRGGILALSNGFSSLAGLAAPIVTGLLIEGAGRSTAVGFEEASVASGVVLLGCGVLCAFCLDPQRSQRRLALGATRAPAELNLVERG from the coding sequence ATGGCATCCGAACAAAGCGAGTATCGGCCTTGGCGAGCGTGGTCCATTGCGATCATGCTGGCCTTGATGATGCTCGTGAACTTTCTGGACAAGGTCGTGCTCGGCCTCGTCTCCGTACCGATGATGCGTGAGCTTCATCTGTCGCCCACGCAGTTCGGGCTGATCGGCGGCAGCCTCAACTGGCTGTTCTCGATCTCCGCCGTGCTCGGCGGCCTCGCGGCTAATCGCGCGTCGACAAAATGGCTGTTGCTGCTGATGGCCGGCACCTGGACCGCGCTGCAATTGCCGATGCTGGTTGCTGGCTCGATCTGGAGTGTGATCGCGTGCCGCGTCCTGCTCGGCGCGGGCGAGGGGCCCGCGTCGCCGGTTGCCGTGCATGCGCTCTACAAGTGGTTTCCCGACGCAAAGCGCAACCTGCCTGTCGCGGTACTTCACCAGGGCAGTGCGCTTGGCCTGCTGGTGGCAGGTCTCACGATTCCAGCTATTACCGCCCATTGGGGTTGGCGAGCCAATTTTCTGGTGTTGTCCGCACTTGGCGGCCTCTGGTGCGTCGCGTGGCTCGTGTTCGGCGCCGAGGGGAAACTGTCGAGTCCGATGCGATCGGACCACACCGCGCGTGTTCCGTACGCGCTGCTGCTGACGGACCGAACGGTCCTGGGCGTTTTCGCAGGGCATTTCGCTGCCAACTGGATTCTCGCGATGACACTCACCTGGACGCCGACCTGGCTGCAGCTTGGGATGGGCTACGCACCGCAGACGGCGGGCAGAATGTTCGCGTTGTTCGTGGCGATTACCGCGCCGCTGAGTCTGGGCCTGGCCTGGCTGTCCCAGCGCCTGCTGTCGCGCGGCGTGCCGTCGCGGGTTGGGCGTGGCGGCTTCCTGACGGTGACGCTCATCGTGGCGGGTGCGCTGCTTGCCTCACTGGCGTGGCCGGGTCTCCCGCCAATGCTCAGGTTTGTCTTGCTGACGCTCGGCAGCGGCATGACGCTCGTGACGTACTCGATTGGGCCGGCCATGCTCGGCGAAGTGACGCCTGATTCACAGCGGGGCGGCATTCTCGCGTTAAGCAACGGTTTTTCGTCACTCGCCGGACTCGCCGCGCCGATCGTGACCGGCTTGTTGATCGAAGGCGCCGGCCGATCGACTGCGGTTGGGTTCGAAGAGGCGAGCGTCGCGAGCGGCGTGGTGCTGCTGGGATGCGGCGTGCTCTGCGCTTTCTGCCTCGACCCGCAGCGCTCGCAACGCCGCCTGGCCCTCGGCGCGACACGTGCGCCGGCAGAACTCAACCTGGTCGAACGGGGCTGA
- a CDS encoding Outer membrane protein (porin), protein MKKVLYVALMSVLSGTAYAQTSVTLYGDIGGGFRWTNGAKGGSVVGFNNNIIAGNQFGFTGKEDLGDGLKAIFKLEGAFNSGTGAQKTSGTLFSQAAFVGLTGDFGRLTFGRQLNTNEDFGILIDPAGGRGQSIAIEPGVVYSANYFTLDSRFNNTIKYLGQVGGFRFGASYSPGGVAGDSHAGTNFSGAAMYQWGPALGGVSYQKTWSATTMQWAQTFQTGGTLQIGPARLYLNYADLTVTGTTPSAPNRRDKIPGGGLVWEVTPSFQVTAAFFDDIASDLGNVQSASGHKITSFAIAEYFLSKRTELYAEVDRNGFSGAYRYDPANITALGLNPGGHGMTGVSAGLMTRF, encoded by the coding sequence ATGAAGAAGGTCTTGTATGTGGCGCTTATGAGCGTACTTTCCGGTACAGCTTATGCGCAAACTAGTGTCACGCTGTACGGCGACATCGGTGGGGGCTTCCGATGGACGAACGGTGCCAAGGGCGGTAGCGTAGTCGGATTCAACAACAATATCATTGCCGGCAACCAGTTCGGCTTCACCGGCAAAGAGGACCTGGGTGACGGTCTCAAGGCAATCTTCAAACTCGAGGGCGCATTCAATAGTGGCACCGGCGCGCAAAAGACCTCAGGTACGCTATTCTCTCAGGCGGCATTTGTCGGTTTGACCGGCGATTTCGGGCGCCTGACATTCGGCCGGCAACTAAATACCAACGAAGACTTTGGCATTCTCATCGACCCTGCCGGTGGGCGAGGGCAGTCCATCGCAATCGAACCCGGCGTGGTGTATAGCGCGAACTATTTCACACTCGATTCGCGCTTCAACAACACCATCAAGTATCTCGGTCAGGTCGGCGGATTCCGCTTCGGCGCCAGCTATTCGCCAGGCGGCGTGGCCGGTGACTCGCACGCCGGTACGAACTTCTCGGGCGCTGCCATGTATCAATGGGGACCCGCGCTTGGCGGCGTGTCATATCAGAAAACCTGGAGCGCAACCACGATGCAGTGGGCGCAAACGTTCCAGACCGGCGGTACGCTGCAGATTGGGCCGGCGCGCCTCTACCTGAACTATGCCGACCTCACGGTTACCGGCACGACGCCGAGCGCGCCCAACCGCCGTGACAAGATTCCGGGCGGTGGCCTGGTGTGGGAGGTCACGCCGTCATTCCAGGTCACGGCGGCTTTCTTCGACGACATTGCCAGCGACCTCGGCAACGTTCAGTCTGCCAGCGGCCACAAGATCACGTCTTTTGCGATCGCCGAATATTTCCTTTCCAAGCGGACCGAGTTGTATGCGGAGGTGGATCGCAATGGCTTCTCGGGTGCTTATCGCTATGACCCTGCCAACATCACCGCCCTTGGCCTCAATCCTGGCGGCCATGGCATGACCGGCGTTTCAGCCGGCCTGATGACCCGCTTTTAG
- a CDS encoding BON domain-containing protein, producing MINPHPRLHTLFAAALLAFAGHAMAQSTPAPADGASFSSASTVATTKASKAADRKLAHRVATALERTRGLNPARILVKVRDGHVTLNGSVTDNEQVALAADAAKQVDGVKTVENFVRVAGPSL from the coding sequence ATGATTAACCCGCACCCACGCCTGCATACCCTGTTTGCCGCGGCGCTTCTCGCGTTCGCCGGCCATGCAATGGCGCAGTCCACGCCTGCCCCGGCAGACGGGGCATCGTTCTCCAGCGCCTCTACCGTCGCCACCACGAAGGCGTCGAAAGCTGCGGACAGGAAGCTAGCCCATCGCGTTGCTACCGCGCTCGAAAGAACCCGCGGACTGAACCCGGCTCGCATTCTCGTCAAGGTTCGCGACGGGCATGTCACGTTAAACGGCTCGGTAACCGATAACGAGCAAGTCGCGTTGGCCGCTGATGCCGCAAAGCAAGTCGACGGCGTCAAGACGGTGGAGAATTTCGTCCGCGTTGCCGGACCGTCGCTCTGA